The Daucus carota subsp. sativus chromosome 7, DH1 v3.0, whole genome shotgun sequence genome window below encodes:
- the LOC108196089 gene encoding K(+) efflux antiporter 2, chloroplastic — protein sequence MVSMCSFRQPNVSVIGGDEGTSYRILGSLNKRAQFSCVVFSGTSLFSEGSRRKKLKKVVCCSKGELDCSCLGYHSSVIGFGSGLKYCFQLSRGVAQSWRCQGNDSVAYVEGNGLGGSSESSDLESTKGSDGSLEGNKAVQEEEKSEVLSFEDLREVLQKACKELEVARVNSTMFEEKAHRISEAAIALKDEAENAWNDVNSRLESLKEIEYEEINAKETAHEATVALSLADARLQFASDLLEGAKQRSAFVEMETNSLREKEEAILDALNDIKACEATLLCCEADLKQVQIQKVELQKEVDRLKGVAEKAERDALKAEEDVANIMLLAEQAVAFEVEATQRVNDAEIALQRAEKNSPSLLLDYSESVPQNRLLSQEHDLSEGVITEEKANLEHLADNLVVRSTDENCETSSLISDALSDSQVDIRKDRFEDSIDLGNGKLSTKALLVETELEAEKSNNLVQTRKTEMQKDLTKDSSSLNAPKALPNKSSRFFSASFFSFDADETEFAPFSLFHGLTESGKKQLPKMVVGLLLAGAGIAFYGNRSERANVLFQQPDNITTTIDELTLIEKPVVHQIRKVSRKIRNLLEKLPHQEINEEEASLFDMLWLLLASVIFVPLFQKIPGGSPVLGYLTAGILIGPYGLSIIHHVHATKAIAEFGVVFLLFNIGLELSVERLSSMKKYVFGMGSAQVLATAILVGLVAHFVSGLTCPAALVIGNGLALSSTAVVLQVLQERGESTSRHGRATFSVLLFQDLAVVVLLILIPLISPNSSKGGIGFLAIAEALGIAGLKAIVAISAIIAGGRLLLRPIYRQIAEIQNAEIFSANTLLVILGTSLLTARAGLSMALGAFLAGLLLAETEFSLQVESDIAPYRGLLLGLFFMTVGMSIDPKLLLSNFPVIMGTLGLLIGGKTILVVLIGRMFGVSTISAIRVGLLLAPGGEFAFVAFGEAVNQGIMSSQLSSLLFLVVGISMALTPWLAAGGQLIASRFEQQDVRSLLPVENETDDLQDHIIICGFGRVGQIIAQLLSERLIPFVALDVRSDRVAVGRTLDLPVYFGDAGSREILHKVGAERACAAAITLDTPGANYRTVWALNKYFPNIKTFVRAHDVDHGLKLEKAGATAVVPETLEPSLQLAAAVLAQAKLPMSEIAATINEFRSRHLAELTELSETSGSSLGYGYSQMMTKAKSQPTTDPLDDNQVPNGTPAV from the exons ATGGTTTCCATGTGTAGTTTTCGGCAGCCAAATGTGAGTGTAATTGGTGGTGATGAAGGTACTAGCTATAGAATATTGGGGAGTTTGAATAAGCGTGCTCAGTTTAGCTGTGTGGTATTTAGCGGGACAAGTTTGTTTTCTGAAGGTAGTCGGAGGAAGAAGTTGAAGAAAGTTGTTTGTTGTAGTAAGGGTGAATTGGATTGCAGTTGTTTAGGTTACCATAGTTCAGTGATAGGTTTCGGGTCAGGGTTAAAGTATTGCTTTCAGTTATCAAGAGGAGTAGCTCAGTCTTGGCGGTGTCAAGGAAATGATTCAGTTGCTTATGTTGAGGGAAATGGTTTGGGAGGGTCCAGTGAAAGTAGTGACCTGGAGAGTACAAAGGGGTCGGATGGAAGTCTAGAGGGAAATAAGGCAGTTCAGGAGGAAGAGAAATCAGAGGTTCTTAGTTTCGAGGACCTACGTGAAGTGTTACAAAAGGCTTGCAAGGAACTGGAGGTTGCACGGGTTAATAGTACTATGTTCGAGGAAAAAGCACATAGGATATCAGAAGCGGCAATAGCATTAAAAGATGAAGCAGAAAACGCGTGGAATGATGTAAATTCTAGATTGGAGTCTCTTAAAGAGATTGAATATGAAGAGATTAATGCAAAAGAAACTGCTCATGAAGCGACGGTGGCCCTTTCTTTAGCTGATGCAAGGCTTCAGTTTGCAAGTGATTTACTTGAAGGTGCCAAACAAAGGAGTGCTTTTGTGGAAATGGAAACTAATTCTCTGAGGGAAAAAGAAGAGGCCATCTTGGACGCTCTAAATGATATTAAAGCTTGCGAGGCTACTCTATTATGTTGTGAGGCAGATCTAAAGCAAGTGCAGATCCAAAAAGTTGAATTGCAAAAGGAAGTGGACAGATTAAAGGGGGTTGCAGAGAAAGCCGAAAGGGATGCATTGAAAGCCGAGGAAGATGTTGCTAATATCATGCTCCTGGCTGAACAAGCTGTAGCTTTTGAAGTCGAGGCCACCCAACGCGTCAATGATGCTGAAATTGCGCTACAGAGAGCTGAGAAAAATTCTCCTTCTTTACTTCTAGATTACTCAGAAAGTGTGCCTCAAAATAGATTGTTGTCACAAGAACATGATCTGAGTGAGGGAGTTATCACCGAGGAGAAAGCAAACCTTGAACATTTAGCTGACAATCTTGTAGTTAGAAGCACTGATGAAAATTGTGAGACTAGTTCTTTAATTAGTGACGCTTTATCAGATAGCCAGGTTGATATCCGAAAGGATAGATTTGAAGACTCCATTGACCTAGGAAATGGAAAATTAAGTACTAAAGCACTACTAGTTGAGACTGAATTAGAAGCAGAAAAGTCTAATAATTTGGTCCAAACAAGAAAAACAGAGATGCAGAAGGACTTGACGAAAGACAGCTCATCTCTTAATGCTCCCAAAGCATTACCAAATAAATCATCTCGCTTCTTTTCTGCATCTTTTTTCTCATTTGATGCGGACGAGACCGAGTTTGCACCATTTTCGCTATTTCACGGGCTTACTGAATCAGGAAAAAAGCAATTGCCTAAGATGGTAGTTGGCTTGCTGCTTGCTGGAGCAGG GATTGCATTTTATGGTAATCGCTCTGAGAGAGCAAATGTGCTATTTCAACAGCCAGACAATATTACTACTACTATTGATGAGCTTACATTGATTGAAAAACCTGTGGTTCACCAAATAAGGAAAGTATCCAGGAAAATTCGAAACTTACTAGAGAAGCTTCCTCATCAAGAG ATAAATGAGGAAGAAGCTTCTCTCTTTGACATGTTGTGGCTACTCCTTGCAAGTGTTATATTCGTTCCTCTATTCCAAAAAATCCCAGGAG GCAGCCCTGTTCTTGGTTATCTGACTGCTGGTATATTGATTGGACCTTATGGCCTCTCTATAATTCATCATGTACATGCAACAAAGGCAATAGCTGAATTTGGTGTAGTCTTCTTGCTGTTCAATATTGGTCTTGAG CTTTCCGTAGAGAGACTGAGTTCTATGAAGAAATATGTGTTCGGAATGGGTTCTGCTCAG GTTCTCGCAAcagctatattggttggtttaGTAGCTCATTTTGTTTCGGGACTAACCTGTCCTGCTGCCCTTGTCATCGGGAATGGTTTGGCGTTATCCTCCACTGCTGTTGTCCTTCAG GTATTGCAGGAAAGAGGAGAGAGCACGTCACGTCATGGACGAGCTACATTCTCCGTATTATTGTTCCAG GATTTGGCAGTTGTGGTTCTTCTGATACTCATACCTCTTATATCACCAAACTCTTCCAAAGGAGGG ATTGGTTTCCTAGCAATTGCTGAAGCACTTGGAATAGCAGGTCTAAAGGCCATTGTTGCTATAAGTGCCATTATTGCTGGAGGACGCTTG CTTCTTCGCCCAATATATAGGCAAATTGCAGAGATTCAGAATGCAGAGATATTCTCTGCAAATACGCTCCTGGTCATTCTCGGTACAAGTCTCCTTACTGCAAGG GCTGGCCTTTCCATGGCACTAGGTGCATTTTTGGCTGGTTTGCTACTTGCCGAAACTGAATTTTCTCTACAGGTGGAATCGGATATTGCTCCATATCGTGGCCTTCTACTGGGTCTTTTCTTCATGACG GTTGGAATGTCCATCGATCCAAAACTCCTTCTTTCAAACTTTCCAGTTATTATGGGGACATTGGGACTGTTGATTGGTGGCAAAACCATATTGGTAGTTCTCATTGGTAGGATGTTTGGTGTTTCAACTATATCTGCAATAAGAGTTGGTCTTCTACTTGCTCCAGGAGGAGAATTTGCATTTGTTGCTTTTGGTGAAGCCGTTAATCAG GGTATCATGTCTTCTCAGTTGTCCTCACTTTTGTTTCTTGTGGTGGGAATCTCTATGGCACTGACGCCATGGTTAGCTGCTGGAGGCCAGCTAATAGCCTCTCGATTTGAGCAGCAAGATGTGAGAAGTTTATTACCTGTTGAAAATGAG ACTGATGATTTGCAAGATCATATTATCATATGTGGATTCGGACGTGTTGGCCAG ATCATTGCGCAGCTTCTTTCAGAGAGGCTAATTCCATTTGTTGCTCTTGACGTGAGGAG TGATAGAGTAGCTGTGGGACGTACACTTGATCTTCCTGTGTACTTTGGAGATGCTGGTAGTAGAGAG ATCCTCCATAAAGTAGGCGCTGAAAGAGCTTGCGCTGCAGCGATAACTTTAGATACTCCTGGTGCAAATTATAGAACTGTGTGGGCGCTGAACAAGTATTTTCCTAACATAAAGACCTTTGTCCGAGCCCATGACGTGGATCATGGCCTTAAATTGGAAAAGGCTGGTGCAACAGCG GTTGTCCCAGAGACCTTAGAGCCAAGTCTACAGTTAGCAGCTGCGGTTCTTGCGCAA GCTAAACTTCCAATGTCGGAGATAGCAGCAACAATTAACGAATTTAGGTCTCGCCACCTTGCTGAGCTTACCGAG CTCAGTGAAACTAGTGGAAGTTCTCTCGGTTATGGATATTCTCAGATGATGACTAAAGCCAAGTCTCAGCCAACAACAGATCCTTTAGATGATAACCAAGTGCCTAATGGAACGCCAGCAGTATAA
- the LOC108193393 gene encoding bifunctional protein FolD 4, chloroplastic — protein sequence MASASSSLVLFAADSSSSARLTSFNTNNKLPNGVVQFKRLISPQFGLQKPKTIMTHVSNPLSYCVASMATEASAKVIDGKSVAKDIQNEITAEISRMKSEIGVVPGLAVILVGDRKDSATYVRNKKKSCESVGIKSYEVCLPQDCREEEVLEHISSFNNDPAVHGILVQLPLPSHMNEQSILNAVCIEKDVDGFHPLNIGRLAMRGREPLFVPCTPKGCIELLHRYNVDIKGKNAVVIGRSNIVGMPAALLLQREDATVSIVHSKTKNPQEITKQADIIIAAVGQPNMVRGSWIKPGAVLIDVGINPVEDSTRPRGYRLVGDICYEEACKIASAITPVPGGVGPMTIAMLLSNTLTSAKRIHNFS from the exons ATGGCCTCTGCATCATCTTCACTCGTGCTTTTTGCAGCTGATTCTTCTTCATCAGCAAGGCTTACTTCATTCAACACCAATAACAAGCTCCCAAACGGCGTCGTTCAGTTCAAGCGCCTTATCTCACCTCAGTTTGGACTTCAGAAGCCTAAAACAATCATGACCCATGTGTCTAATCCGTTATCTTATTGTGTTG CTTCTATGGCTACTGAGGCTTCTGCTAAGGTTATTGATGGGAAATCAGTtgcaaaagatattcaaaatgaAATAACTGCTGAAATATCCAGAATGAAGAGTGAAATTGGTGTCGTGCCAGGTTTAGCTGTTATACTGGTTGGTGATAGGAAAGATTCTGCAACATATGTACGCAACAAGAAAAAATCCTGTGAATCAGTAGGAATCAAATCGTATGAAGTGTGTTTGCCACAGGACTGCAGAGAAGAAGAAGTACTCGAACATATTTCAAGCTTTAATAATGATCCTGCCGTTCATGGCATACTTGTTCAGCTGCCTCTGCCATCT CATATGAATGAGCAGAGCATCTTAAATGCTGTATGCATCGAGAAGGATGTTGATGGATTCCACCCTCTGAACATTGGTCGCCTTGCAATGCGGGGTAGAGAACCATTATTTGTTCCATGCACACCAAAAGGTTGCATTGAGTTGCTGCATAGATACAATGTTGATATCAAAGGAAAAAATGCTGTTGTTATTGGCAGGAGCAACATTGTTGGAATGCCTGCTGCTCTTTTGTTGCAG AGAGAAGATGCTACAGTTAGTATTGTTCACTCCAAAACCAAGAATCCCCAGGAGATCACTAAACAAGCAGACATAATAATTGCTGCCGTGGGGCAACCAAACATGGTCAGAGGTAGCTGGATAAAGCCTGGAGCAGTTCTAATTGACGTTGGAATAAATCCGGTTGAG GACTCTACACGCCCTCGAGGCTACAGACTGGTTGGTGACATCTGTTATGAGGAGGCATGTAAGATTGCTTCAGCTATAACACCAGTTCCTGGAGGTGTTGGGCCAATGACAATCGCAATGCTTCTCTCAAATACCCTGACCTCTGCAAAGAGAATTCATAACTTCAGTTAA
- the LOC108196302 gene encoding glutamate--tRNA ligase, cytoplasmic: MEDMDLKLHYPPDSLPLSAITTAKLAGIPISVHSDLSSPSPPALLLPTGVKLQGINAILRYLGRISKNVQGLYKRDDLESSQIDEWLDYAPLFASGSEFEGACKFVDGYLLHRTFLVGYSLSIADLAIWSGLAVTGRRWESLKDSKKYPNLGRWFNSISAEYGALNEVTAQYAGKKGSGKPTTKSVEKEQKGSNALANGDVGKVGSRSTNEVDLPNAEGGKVCLRFAPEPSGYLHIGHSKAALLNQYFADRYHGKIIIRFDDTNPAKESNEFVDNLLIDIKTLGINYKDVTYTSDYFPQLMEMAEKLIREKKAYVDDTPREQMQKERMDGIESRCRNHSVEENIKLWKEMIAGSERGLMCCVRGKLDMQDPNKSLRDPVYYRCNPMAHHRIGNKYKIYPTYDFACPFVDSIEGITHALRSSEYHDRNAQYYRIQNDMGLREVYIYEFSRLNMVYTLLSKRKLLWFVQNGKVDGWDDPRFPTVQGIVRRGLQIEALIQFILEQGASKNLNLMEWDKLWTINKKIIDPVCPRHTAVSAERVLLMLKDGPDDPYVRIIPRHKKYPGAGDKATTYTKSVWLDLADAKCISAGEEITLMDWGNAIVKEISKDEDGSIKHLTGVLNLAGSVKTTKLKLTWLPDTNELVPLSLMEFDYLITKKKLDEDEDFVDVLNPCTKKESAAYGDSNMRNLKKGEILQLERKGYFRCDVPFVRPSKPIVLFAIPDGRQQTK, encoded by the exons atggAAGATATGGATTTAAAGCTTCACTACCCTCCAGATTCACTTCCCCTCTCCGCAATCACCACCGCCAAGCTCGCCGGGATCCCCATCTCCGTTCATTCCGATCTCAGCTCACCCTCCCCTCCTGCACTACTTCTCCCCACTGG TGTGAAGTTACAGGGGATAAATGCAATACTACGTTATCTTGGTAGAATATCGAAAAATGTTCAAGGTTTGTACAAGCGGGATGATCTCGAGTCTTCTCAG ATAGATGAGTGGCTTGATTATGCCCCTCTCTTTGCCTCGGGCTCTGAATTTGAGGGAGCTTGTAAATTTGTGGATGGCTATTTACTGCATCGGACTTTTTTGGTTGGTTATAGTCTCTCTATTGCAGACTTAGCAATCTGGTCGGGTCTTGCAG taACTGGGCGTCGATGGGAAAGCTTGAAGGACTCCAAGAAATATCCAAACTTGGGGCGATGGTTCAATTCAATATCAGCTGAATACGGTGCTTTAAATGAAGTAACAGCACAATATGCTGGAAAAAAGGGCTCTGGAAAGCCAACAACAAAATCAGTAGAGAAAGAACAAAAGGGCTCGAATGCGCTTGCAAACGGAGATGTTGGAAAAGTAGGAAGTAGGTCAACAAATGAGGTAGATCTTCCAAATGCAGAAGGTGGAAAAGTTTGTTTGCGGTTTGCACCTGAGCCAAGTGGTTATCTGCACATTGGTCATTCAAAAGCAGCACTCCTGAATCAGTACTTTGCTGATAGGTATCATGGTAAAATTATCATTCGTTTTGATGATACGAATCCTGCAAAAGAAAGTAATGAATTTGTGGATAATCTTTTGATCGACATTAAAACACTGGGTATCAATTATAAGGATGTTACATACACATCAGATTATTTTCCCCAGCTGATGGAAATGGCTGAGAAATTGATTCGTGAGAAGAAGGCATATGTGGATGATACACCACGGGAGCAGATGCAGAAAGAAAGGATGGATGGAATTGAGTCAAGGTGTAGAAACCACAGTGTAGAGGAGAATATAAAGTTATGGAAGGAAATGATTGCTGGGTCAGAAAGGGGTTTAATGTGCTGCGTCCGAGGTAAGTTGGACATGCAGGACCCCAACAAGTCTCTTAGGGATCCTGTCTATTACCGGTGCAACCCCATGGCCCATCATAGGATTGGCAATAAATATAAGATATACCCAACTTATGATTTTGCATGCCCATTTGTTGATTCTATAGAAGGTATTACTCATGCACTTCGATCTAGTGAGTATCATGATCGCAATGCTCAGTATTACAGAATACAAAATGATATGGGACTGCGAGaggtttatatatatgaatttagtcgcTTGAATATGGTTTATACACTTCTTAGCAAGCGTAAGCTTCTGTGGTTTGTTCAAAATGGAAAGGTTGATGGATGGGATGATCCTAGATTCCCCACTGTGCAGGGTATTGTGCGCAGAGGTCTGCAAATTGAGGCATTGATACAGTTCATTCTCGAGCAA GGTGCATCAAAAAATCTTAATCTGATGGAATGGGACAAGTTGTGGACTATCAATAAGAAAATCATCGATCCTGTTTGTCCTAGACACACTGCAGTCTCTGCAGAGCGTGTCCTGTTGATGTTAAAAGATGGACCTGATGATCCTTATGTTCGCATTATTCCAAGACATAAGAAATATCCTGGTGCTGGGGATAAGGctaccacttacacaaagagcGTATGGTTAGATCTTGCTGATGCCAAGTGCATTTCGGCAGGGGAGGAGATTACCTTGATGGACTGGGGTAATGCCATAGTAAAGGAAATCAGCAAGGATGAGGACGGAAGTATCAAGCATTTGACAGGGGTTTTGAACCTCGCAGGATCTGTCAAGACCACAAAGTTGAAACTTACTTGGCTGCCTGATACAAATGAACTTGTTCCACTCTCTTTAATGGAATTTGATTATCTTATCACAAAGAAGAAG CTTGATGAGGATGAGGATTTTGTTGATGTGCTTAACCCGTGTACCAAGAAAGAAAGTGCAGCATATGGGGATTCAAATATGAGAAACTTGAAGAAAGGTGAGATTTTGCAGCTGGAGAGGAAGGGCTATTTTAGATGTGATGTTCCATTTGTGAGGCCATCGAAGCCTATAGTGCTGTTTGCAATTCCAGATGGTAGGCAGCAAACTAAATGA
- the LOC108193165 gene encoding (+)-neomenthol dehydrogenase → MATSGNTSTTKRYAVVTGANKGIGLGICKQLAAEHGIIVVLTARNEQRGLEAVEKLKESVGLSDDQLIFHQLDVADPASVSSFAEFIKNKFGRLDILVNNAGVGGVALDDKVYLDQVSNNGTGQVDWNGIMSESYELAEQCLQTNYYGAKRMTEALIPLLQLSDSPRIANVSSSMGKLKNLPNEWAKGILNDEPNLTEARVDEVLNQYLKDYKEGSVQEKGWPHFMSAYVVSKAAMNAYTRILAKTYPTFCINAACPGYVKTDINMNTGKLSVEKGAKNVVKIALLPNGGPSGLFFVEGNISSFE, encoded by the exons ATGGCTACTTCAGGAAACACTTCAACCACAAAGAG GTATGCAGTTGTGACAGGGGCAAATAAAGGGATTGGACTAGGTATCTGCAAGCAACTAGCTGCTGAACATGGTATTATTGTGGTACTAACTGCTAGAAATGAACAAAGGGGTCTTGAAGCTGTGGAAAAGCTCAAAGAATCTGTGGGTTTAAGTGATGATCAACTCATCTTTCATCAGCTTGATGTTGCTGACCCTGCAAGTGTTTCATCTTTTGCAGAAttcataaaaaacaaatttggAAGACTTGATATCTTG GTAAATAATGCAGGAGTTGGGGGAGTTGCTCTAGATGATAAAGTATATTTAGACCAAGTGTCGAATAATGGG ACAGGACAAGTCGATTGGAATGGGATTATGTCCGAGTCATACGAGTTAGCTGAACAATGCTTGCAAACGAACTACTATGGGGCAAAAAGAATGACAGAAGCACTAATTCCATTACTGCAGTTATCTGATTCACCGCGTATTGCAAATGTTTCTTCCTCCATGGGAAAGTTAAAG AATTTACCAAATGAATGGGCTAAAGGAATACTGAATGATGAGCCAAACCTTACAGAAGCAAGAGTCGATGAGGTGCTAAACCAGTACCTGAAAGATTACAAGGAGGGATCAGTACAGGAAAAAGGTTGGCCACACTTCATGTCAGCATATGTAGTCTCGAAAGCAGCAATGAATGCATACACAAGGATTTTGGCCAAAACGTACCCAACTTTCTGCATCAATGCTGCTTGTCCTGGCTATGTGAAAACAGATATAAATATGAATACTGGTAAATTAAGTGTCGAAAAAGGGGCTAAAAATGTGGTGAAGATAGCATTGCTGCCTAACGGGGGACCTTCTGGCCTTTTCTTCGTTGAGGGTAACATATCATCCTTCGAGTAA